The Eikenella corrodens genome segment CCGCCCACACGATAGGTAGCTCGCGGTCGGCGCGCACGCCAGTTACCTGGTTGGCATTGAGCGCCAAGTCGTCGCCCACCACGCCGGCGGTTTTTTTGGCGGCTACTTTGGTCATCAAAGCCACGTCGTCGAGCACGGAGGCGATGTCGTCGAGCAGGGTGAGGAGGGAGGAGAAAACCATTTTGAATCCTTGTGATATAAATTTCAGGTAGCCTTTTGGACATGGCGGAAGGCTACCTGAAAATCGTGATGCTGTTGCTCTCGGGTGTGTTGGGCTGGAATACGGCGGTATTATAGCCAAAGTGCTTATTTCCTCATACGGCGTCGGCTCGCCTTGCCGTACTGCCTGCGGCTTGCTGCTTTGCCCCGTGCTTAATTGTTGCCCGACGGGGTTAAAAATGCAGTTGCTATTCGCTAGTTTAAATGATCGGGTAAGGGAAACCCAAGATTTTTGTCCCCATACCAAGATAAATTTTCCTTTTTCCAATAATCTGTGTGAGACAGGATGACACCTAGTTTGATCATGGCCAAATAAATAGCTTGCAGCATATCTTCACCGATTACCCTGCCCTCATCCAAATAATCCTGTTTGCTTATTTTATATTGGCAAACATATGCCTTGTATTCGTCGGAAAAAAAGGGCTGATACAAGGTAATCTCGACAGCTTCGCCATTTCCTGTACGTAATTCTCTATATCCTATGATTCTATGCATACATTCACCATACGGGCACGTTGGCACGAAAGGCTACCTGAAAAATGGAAAATCCGGTTTCAGGTAGCCTTTATCATGCGGGCTTATTCGGGCTTGGCTTTCACCGCCATCAGCGTGTGCAGGCGGCGGTTGTCGGCGCGGGCCACGGTGAATTGCAGGGGGCCGATAACGGCTTTTTCGCCGCGCACAGGCAGATGGCCGAGCTCTTTAATCACCAGCCCGCCGATGGTGTTCACTTCTTCGTCGCTGTAGTCCGTGCCGAAGAATTCGTTCACGTCTTCGATTTCGGTAACGGCGTTGATGCGCCAGCGGTCGGGGGAAACGGCGAAGATATTGTCTGCGCTGTCGTCTTCGTCGAATTCGTCTTCGATGTCGCCCAAAATCTGCTCGATTACGTCTTCCAGCGTTACCAGGCCGCTGATGCTGCCATATTCGTCCACCACCACGGCCAGGTGATTGTGCATATCGCGAAACTCTTTAAGCAGCACGTTCAACGGCTTGCCCTCGGGCACGAACACGGCCGGGCGCAGCACGTTTTCGAGCTTGAACTGTTCGGGATTGAGGGTGTATTTGAGCAGGTCTTTGGCGTGCAGGATGCCGAGTACGTTGTCTTTGTCGTCGGCAATCACGGGGAAGCGGGAGTGGGTGGTGCCCACCACATAGGCGATAATGCGGCTGATGCTGTCGCCGGCCTTCACCACGTCCATCTGGGCGCGGCTGATCATGGCGTCGCGCACTTCCAGCCCGCGGAAATCAATGATTTTCTCCAGCCATTGCTGGGTATCTTCATCGAAGATTTTCTGTTCGCGCGCTTGGCGCAGCAGGGCGAGTATGTCTTCGGGGGAGTCGGGGCTGTCACCGGCGAGGCGGCCGAACAGCCGTTCAAAAAATCCGGGCTTGGCCGGGTGGTCGTCCATTTCAGTCTGCATCCTGTGCGTAGGGGTTGGGGTATCCTAACTGATTCATCAGGCGGATTTCAAGTGCTTCCATGGCTTCGGCTTCATCGGGCTCGATGTGGTCGTGCCCCATCAGGTGCAGCACACCGTGCAGGGTGAGGTGGGCGAAGTGCGCTTCCAAAATTTTGCCTTGTTCGGCAGCCTCGCGCACCACCACTTGCGGGCAGATAACCAGGTCGCCGCGCAAAACGGGCAGGCTACCTGAAAGCCCGGCCAAAGCAGCCTGTTCGCCTTCATCCAGAGCAAAGCTGAGCACATTGGTGGCGTAGTCTTTTTGGCGGTAGTCGCGGTTGTAGGCGCGGGCGGTTTCTTCATCGAGCAGCAGCAGGCCGATTTCGGCACGGCGGTACTGCGATTTCACGGCCTGCCACGCCCAACGGCGGAATTGCGCCTCGCCCGGGCAGCCGGGCAGCCGGGCTTGATCGGCAAAATACAGTTGCAAGCGTTGGCGCAACAAGGCGGGAAAGGGATAACGTTTGGCGGTTTTCATGGTTTGGGTTGAATTGAAAAACGGGCGCTATTATAGCGGGAAAGGCTACCTGAAAACCCGGAAATGCGTTTTCAGGTAGCCTCTATTTTATGCCAAACCGCACACTAGCATTCTGCCTTTGCCGCTGCTGCCGCCCGCTTCAATTCGGCAGCCAGCTTGCTTTTCTCTTCCTTGTTCAAGCCTGCCACCGCCAGCAGCTTTCTATCCAGCGCCACCGGCACGCCGCCGCTATTGGGCACGAAAGCCAGCAGGTAGTGCTGCCCGCTGGGGGTTTGAAACGTCCAAGCACGGTTTTCCTGTTTGCCGAAGCTGAGGCCGATCTTATGGGTTTTGCCGTCGATTTCCGCTTGATATACCGCGTCTTTACCCGCATTGCCGGTACTCAGGCAGGGCACGGCTACCAGCTGCCAAGGCTGGGCTTCGGGTCGGTTGATGGCGGCCAAAATCCGGCGGTAGCGCGGCACACGCACCAGCGCGACATAAAACGCGGCGCCAATCATCAATAGCCCCAGCCCGCCAAACAGCAACACACCCATGCTGCGGTTACCCACTTTCTCCACCGCCACATCCAGCGTCAGGCGTGATGGATCATTAGCGTCGGCCACTGCACGGGCATAAATATCGCCGCCAGTACCGAAAAAGCTAAAGGATTTTTTCACCGTATGACCGCGGTATGTGATGGTAGTTTTGCAGCTGGTAAAAATGGATTTGCGAGTGGTGCATTCACCATCGATCCGCGCGTTTACCGGCACGGCGTGTTGGCCGATTTGGTAGTCTTGATAGATTTCGGCGGCAACATGACCCTGCCACGCAACAAATATCGCGCCCACCGGCAGTATCAGCAACAGCGCCACCAAAGCCATCATAATCGGCCGATGCGGCCCGATACCCCGCATGGTGAAGGGTTTAACTGGCATGGAAAAAGGCAGAATGTGCATAAATGGTTCTCCTCGAGAAATAAATGGCACTATAAAAGAAGCCGGTATAGTTTGCCAAATTGGCAAAGGCTACCTGAAAGCAGAAATGGTTTACAGCTAGCCTTATCCCTCGCTCCGGGCTACCTGAAAACCATCTGCTTCCACTATAATTCGCCCTTTACGCCAATAATTTTCAGGTAGCCTCCGATGCTCGACAAATACAATCCCGCCGAAATCGAATCCAAACACTATCAAAACTGGGAAACCCAAGGTTATTTCCAGCCTGATATGGATTTGACCAAACCGTCTTTTTCCATCCAACTGCCGCCGCCCAACGTAACCGGCACGCTGCACATGGGCCATGCCTTCAACCAAACCATTATGGACGGCCTGACCCGCTACTACCGCATGAAAGGCTGCAACACCGCCTGGATTCCCGGCACCGACCACGCGGGCATCGCCACGCAAATCGTGGTCGAGCGTCAGCTTGCCGCGCAAAATGTGTCCCGTCATGACTTGGGGCGCGAAAAATTCTTGGAAAAAGTGTGGGAATGGAAAGAAGTTTCCGGCGGCACGATTACGCAGCAGATGCGCCGCGTGGGCTGTTCCGCCGACTGGACGCGCGAGTATTTCACGATGGACGACGTGCGTGCCGAAACCGTAACCGAAGTGTTTGTGCGCCTGTTTGAACAGGGCTTGATTTACCGCGGCAAACGCTTGGTGAACTGGGATCCCGTGCTTGGCACGGCGGTATCGGATTTGGAAGTGGAAAGCGTGGAAGAACAAGGCTCTATGTGGCACATCCGCTATCCGCTGGCGGACAATCCCGCCGAAGCCGTTATCGTGGCGACCACCCGTCCCGAAACGCTGCTGGGCGACGTTGCCATTGCCGTCAATCCTGAAGACGAACGTTACACCCACTTAATCGGCAAAGAATTAATCCTGCCGCTGACCGGCCGCTCCATCCCCGTGATTGCCGACGAATACGTTGAAAAAGACTTCGGCACAGGCTGCGTGAAAATCACGCCTGCGCACGACTTCAACGACTACGAAGTCGGCAAACGCCACGACACGCGCTTGGTTAATGTGTTCGACTTGGAAGCCAAAGTGCTGGCAAACGCCGAAGTGTTCAACTTCAAAGGCGAAGCGCAACAAGGCTTTGCCCTGCCTGAAAAATATGCAGGCTTGGACCGATTTGCCGCGCGCAAACAAATGGTTGCCGATTTGCAGGAACAAGGCTTGTTGGTCGAAATCAAAGCGCACACGCTGATGACGCCGAAAGGCGACCGAACCGGCTCAGTAATTGAGCCGATGCTGACCAGCCAATGGTTTGTCGCCATGTCCGCCACACCGAACGGTGGCGAACCTGACAGCGAATTCAAAGGCTTGAGCCTCGCCGATAAAGCCAAAAAAGCCGTCGACAGCGGCGCGGTACGCTTTATCCCCGAAAACTGGGTCAACACCTACAACCAATGGATGAACAACATCCAAGACTGGTGCATCTCGCGCCAACTGTGGTGGGGCCATCAAATCCCCGCGTGGTACGACGAAGCAGGCAATGTTTACGTTGCCCGCAATCAGGCGGAAGCCGAAAAACAAGCCGGCAAAACTGGTTTGACCCGCGAAGAAGACGTATTGGACACATGGTTCTCCTCCGCGCTCGTGCCGTTCTCCACGCTCGGCTGGCCGTCTGAAACCGACGAACTCAAAGCCTTCCTGCCGTCCAACGTCTTGGTAACCGGCTACGAAATCATCTTCTTCTGGGTGGCGCGCATGATTATGATGACCACCCACTTCACCGGCAAAGTGCCGTTTAAAGACGTGTACATCCACGGCATCGTGCGCGACCACGAAGGCAAGAAAATGTCCAAATCCGAAGGCAACGTCATCGACCCCGTCGATTTGATCGACGGCATCGACTTGGACAAGCTGCTGGTGAAACGCACGACCGGCCTGCGCAAACCCGAAACCGCGCCGAAAGTGGAAGAAGCAACCAAAAAACTCTTCCCCGAAGGCATCCCCAGCATGGGCGCGGACGCATTGCGCTTCACCATGGCGAGCTACGCCAGCTTGGGGCGCAGCGTAAACTTCGACTTCAAACGCGCCGAAGGCTACCGCAACTTCTGCAACAAAATCTGGAACGCCACCAACTTCGTCTTGATGAACACCGAAAACCAAGACTGCGGCTACGGCGCAACCGCCACCGAACCGCGCGGCTACTCCTTCCCCGATATGTGGATCATAGGTCGTCTGAATCAGACCATCGAGCAAGTAACGCAAGCCTACGAAACCTACCGCTTTGATTTGGCAGCAGAAACCCTGTACAGCTTCGTATGGAACGACTATTGCGACTGGTATCTGGAACTCGCCAAAGTGCAGCTTCAAACCGGCTGCGCCAGCCGTCAGCGCGCCACACGCCATACCTTATTGCGCGTACTCGAAGCCGCCCTGCGCCTGCTGCACCCGATTATCCCGTTCATCACCGAAGAATTGTGGCAAACCGTCGCCCCCATGTGCGACGCCAAAACCGCCGACAGCATCATGCTTGCCCGCTTCCCCGAAGCCGACCGCGAACAAATCGTTCAGACGACCTTCGAGCAAATGACCGTGTTGCAAGATTTGATCGGTGCCGTCCGCAACCTGCGCGGCGAAATGGGCATCCAGCCTAATGTCAAAGCCCCGCTGTTTGTCGAAAGCGCGGACGACTTGGCGGACTACCTCAAATACCTGCCGATGATGACCCGCCTGACCGAAGCACAGCAAGTCGCCGCCCTGCCCGAAAGCGAAGACGCCCCCGTCGCCGTCTGCAACGGCGCGCGCCTGATGCTGAAAGTCGAAATCGACAAAGCCGCCGAAACCGCTCGCTTGAGCAAAGAAGCCGAAAAGCTGCAAAAAGCCTTGGACAAACTCAACGCCAAACTCTCCAAACCCGGCTACACCGAAAAAGCCCCCGCGCATCTGGTGGAAAAAGACAAAGCCGATTTGGCGGAATTGGAGGCGAAAATGGCGAAGGTGCAGGCTGCTTTGGAGAAGTTGAAAGGATAAACCTTTTCGGCAATCCAAGAGGCTACCTGAAAATGCAATCTGCCACCAAGAAGTGAAAAATATGAAGCCTTATCTGAAAAGCTTCCTGCTGATTGCCTTCGGCCTACCCCTGCTGGCTGGCTGATGATAGCCACCGCGCTGCTGAATGGTGATTTGTTTATGGATTTGTCTTCGCCCAAACACCGCCACTTTTATGCCAGCCTGCTGCTGATATTGTGGGGATACTGCCTGCCCGCGGCGGCCACGTATATTTTGCTGGCAATATGGCTGAAGCTTCAGCGCGGTTGGCGCGGAGCAGGCGTGTCTGCGGCGTTAGGGTTGGTCTTGGCAATATCGTCTATCGTATTGGGTGAGATGTTTTGGGGCGATGGCCTCGTGGAATGGGAGCTGACCTTGGCCATCGGCACTATCTCGGCCTTTGCGGCAGCCATCATGTTGCTCTGTCTGCCCAAAAGGCAATCCTTGGAATAATATTTGTCGGCATCACCGCCGTTTCAAAAAGTTTCTCCCGCTAACACCGACTTGCCAAAAGGATAAAAGGGGCTACCTGAAAAACACAGCTAGTATTTTTCAGGTAGCCTTTCTGTTACACAAGCCGTGCCGATAGGATTAAAATGCCGCTGGCAAAGCTATCGGCCAGATTGCGCGGCACGGCATAATCAAATAGAATGCTTAATCTAGAGCTAAAACCTAAATTGTGCCGTAAGCGCTTCGCTAACCAACGATTCTGGTTTTTCTCCCATTATATCAAGCTGCCTTTGGCAGCATTAAGGATACCCATGAGCAATTTCGTTCCACAAAACAGCTACTCCAAAGAAGAACTCTTGGCCTGCGGCCGCGGCGAACTTTTCGGCGCGGGCAACGCGCAGCTGCCAATGCCCGATATGTTGATGATCGACCGCATTGTTGAAATCAACAGCACCGGCGGCAAATACGGCAAGGGCGAAATCATCGCCGAATTGGATATCCACCCCGATTTGTGGTTCTTCGGCTGCCACTTCATCGGCGATCCGGTAATGCCCGGCTGCTTGGGTTTGGACGCCATGTGGCAATTAGTGGGCTTCTTCCTGGGCTGGACGGGTGCGCCTGGCCGCGGCCGCGCCTTGGGCTGCGCCGAAGTGAAATTCACCGGCCAAGTATTGCCCAAGCACAAGAAAATCACTTACCACATCCACATGAAACGCGTGATGAACAGCAAACTGGTGCTGGGCATTGCCGATGCGGAAATGAGCGTGGACGGCCATAAGATTTACGAAGGCAACGGCCTGCGTGTAGGCTTGTTTACCAGCACAGACGATTTCTAGCCAACGGGCTACCTGAAAACGCCGGCTTTAAACCAATAGAAGCTTCTGCGTTTACTTTTCAGGTAGCCTACTTTCCTAACGGAGTTCATTATTATGAAACGAGTAGTCGTAACCGGTATCGGCATCGTGTCCAGCTTGGGCAACAACTGCCGCGAAGTGCTCGAATCGCTGCGCCAGCTCAAATCCGGCATCGCTTTTGACGAAAGCTACCGCGAAATGGGCTTGCGCTCACACGTGGCCGGCAACATCAAAATCGACACCAAAGAGCATATCGACCGCAAAATCCTGCGCTTTATGGGTAACGCTGCAGCCTATGCCTATATCGCCATGAAAGAAGCCATCGCCCACGCCGGGCTCACCGAAGAACAGGTATCAAACGTACGCACCGGCATCGTGGCCGGCAGCGGCGGCGCCTCTTCCGCCTCGCAAGTGGAAGCAGCCGATACCTTGCGCGAAAGCGGCGTGAAGCGCATCGGCCCCTACGGCGTAACCAAAACCATGGCCTCCACTGTGGCCGCCTGCTTGGCTACCCCGTTTAAAATCAAAGGTGTGAACTATTCCATCAGCTCCGCCTGCTCCACTTCCGCCCACTGTATCGGCCACGCCGCCGAACTGATTCAGCTTGGCAAACAAGACATCGTGTTTGCCGGCGGCGGCGAAGAAGTATCGTGGCAGATGAGTTCCCTGTTTGACGCCATGGGCGCATTATCGAGCAAATACAACGACACGCCTGAACAGGCCAGCCGTGCCTACGATGCCGACCGCGACGGCTTCGTGATTTCCGGCGGCGGCAGCATTTTGGTGATGGAAGAATACGAGCACGCCAAAGCGCGCGGTGCCAATATTTTGTGTGAACTCACCGGCTATGGTGCCACTTCCGACGGCCACGACATGGTGCAGCCGTCCGGCGAAGGTGCGGTGCGCTGCATGCAGATGGCACTTGCCCAGCACGGCGGCAGCGTGGACTACATTAATGCCCACGGCACGTCCACCCCGGTGGGCGACACCAAAGAACTCGGCGCCATCCGCGAAACCTTTGAAGGCAAAGAAGTGCCGCTCATCAGTTCCACCAAATCCCTTTCCGGCCACGCATTGGGTGCTGCCGGTTCCAATGAGGCGATTTATTCCATCCTGATGATGCTCAACGATTTCGTGTGTGCCAGCGCCAATGTCCTGAATTTAGATGAAAAAGCTGCCGGCCTGCCGATTGTGCGCGAAAACATCGCCAAAAAGCTCAATGCCGTGATGTCGAACAGCTTCGGCTTCGGCGGCACCAATGCCACGTTGATTTTTAGCCGCGTGTAGTAAAGGCTACCTGAAAAATAGCCGAACCCTAAAACGGGTTCGGCTATTTTTATATGGTTTTTTCTGGCGTGAAAACCGGCAACTTCAGCATACCATATCCGTTTACCTGATAATGAGGCAAAGCATGCAACAGTGTTTGTAAAGTTTTTGCCAATTTTTTCAAGTAGCCTTGATAATTACCCATCCTACCATTATCTTAGTAACAATAGATTTTTAAAAATACACTTGCTGATGTGATTTATTCTGATTTTTTGGTTAAGACGAGCCTTTTTGGCTAGATAATTTTGCCAAGTATGGTCAATAACTTGACCTTAATCAAGAAAATCAATAATCCGCATATTATGGGCTAGAGTTCTATAATAAACTGAATCAATACCCTGATCGTTAATAGGGAATTAATTATAAAAAACCACACAAAAATGTTGCCAACTACTTCGTCTGTACCAAGGGAGATCGCGATGATCAAGCATTCCAAACATTCTTCGCTAAATATTGCGTTAATACAGGCGCGCGAAGCGTTGATGACGCATTTTCGCCCGCTGCTCAACGAAATCGGCCTCACCGACCAGCAATGGCGTATCCTGCGCCTCTTGGCCGAAAACGGTACGATGGATTTTCAAGACTTGGCCCGCAGTGCCTGCATCCTGCGCCCCAGCCTAACCGGTATCCTTACCCGCCTGGAAAAAATGAAGCTGGTGGTGCGCCTGCGCCCAGCCAACGACCACCGCCGCGTTTACCTCAAACTTACCGAAGAAGGCGAGCGTACTTTCAACGACTTTGTCGGCAAAATCGATGCTTGCTACGACGACATCGAAAGCCAGCTTTCTAAAGAAAAACTGGAACAGCTGCACGAATTGCTGAACCAAATGGCTGCTATCCATGTGGCCACGATGGCGCGGATGTAAGGCCTTACCGTATTCCGTAAAGGCTACCTGAAAACCTCTGTCCGGTTTTTCAGGTAGCCTTTTTCTATAGCCAAAGCACTTCGCTGCTTACTTTATATTGGCCTGCCTGCTACGGCTCACCACCGAGTAGGAAAAAATCATTGTTTTAGCTATAGGTAAGGCAGTTTCGCTTATAATCCTGCAATCAAAACAAATATGCCAAAGGCTACCTGAAAGAACCCAACCATGCTCAAACAACGAATCCTCACCGCCCTGGTTTTACTGCCGCTGATGCTCGGTATGCTGTTTGCCGCCGGCAGCAGCCTGTGGGCACTGTTTTCCGGCCTGATTGCCCTGCTCGCCCTATGGGAATACAGCCGGCTATGCAGCATGCCGGAACAAATGCAAATGCAGCGGTCTTATTTGGCCGGTACCGCGCTGTTTATGGTACTGGCGTGGAGTGGCGGTTGGCGGCTGCCAGCAGCAGCATGGGCAATCGTGCTCGCCTTCTGGCTGCTCGGCATGCCTGCCTGGCTGCGTTTCAAATGGCGGTTACAGGCCGATTGGAAAGGTATGGCCGCCGGCTGGCTGCTGATGCTGCCTTTCTGGTTTGCCCTGCTGGAGCTGCGCCCCAACAGCCAATCCGCACTCCATCTCTTAGCTGTGATGATGCTGGTGTGGATCGCCGACGTGTTTGCCTATGTATTCGGCCGGCTGTGGGGCAAACACAAACTGGCCCCCACCATCAGCCCCGGCAAAAGCTGGGAAGGCGTGTTTGGCGGGCTGTTGTGCGGGCTGGTGTATGCCTCATTGGCACGCGCTGCCGGCTGGTTCGGCTTCAATATTTCCTGGCTCGGCATCATGCTCACTGCCACTGTACTTACCTTTGTGGGTATCGGCGGCGACCTTCTGGAGAGCTGGTTTAAACGTGCTGCCGGCGTGAAAGACAGCAGCAACTTGCTCCCCGGCCACGGCGGCGTGTTCGACCGTGTAGATTCGCTGATAGCCGTATTGAGCGTATATGCCGCCATCGGTGCATTGTTCGGCTAAATAGAGGCTACCTGAAAAATTTTGGCTTTGCAGAAACCCTGCTGCATTTTCATCTCGCTTTCAGGTAGCCTTCCTGAGAAACTGCCTGTTTCTATGCTAAAATCCGCCCCCCTCAATATTTCAACCCGACAAAGCGGTTTCCCCTTTTAAATGAATATATTCTACGAAGAAAGCGGCCAATTCAAAGTGGCCGCTGTGGTGCAGAAAAACGATAGCACCTATCAGGCCACCACCCAACATGGCAAACGCGCCAAAATCAAAGCCAACAACGTTTTCGTGGAATTCACCGAGCCGATGGACGCTTTTCTCGAACGCGCCCAGGCCGAAGCCGCACAAATCGACACCGACCTGCTGTGGGAATTTTGCGGCGAAGACGAATTTACTGCCCAAAACATCGCAGCCGACTACTTCGGTCATCCTCCAAGCCAGCACGAACTGGCCGCCACCCTGATTGCGCTCTATGCCGCACCGATGTATTTCTATAAAAAAGGCAAAGGCGTGTTTAAAGCAGCGCCGGAAGACACCCTGAAACAGGCACTGGCCGCCATCGAGCGCAAAAAACAACAAGACGCACAAATAGCCGCTTGGGCAGAAGAATTAGCACAAGGCCGACTGCCCGCTGAAATTGCCGCTGATTTACGCACCATCCTGCACAATCCGGACAAACAATCGCCCACCTACAAAGCCTTCGCCAAAGCCGCCGCCGAACTGAAGATTTCCGCCTATCAGCTCGCCCGGCAAACCGGCGGCGTGGGCTCGCTGCCTCAATACCTGCTCGACGGCTTTTGCTGCAAACACTTCCCACAAGGCACCGCCGCACCGGAAACCGCCGTGCCCGCTGTCCCCGAACTGCCGGATGCCGCCGATTTGTCCGCATTCTCCATTGATGATGTCGAAACCAGCGAAATCGACGACGCGCTTTCCGTGCAAGACCTGCCGGGCGGCGGCAAACGTGTCGGCATCCACATCGCCGTGCCCACGCTGGCCATTGCCGAAAACAGCCCGATTGAAACCCTTATTAAACAAAGGCAAAGCACTGCCTACTACCCCGGCGGCAAAATCACCATGCTGCCGAACAACTGGATTCAAACCTTCAGCCTAGACGAAGGCAAACGGCCGGTATTGAGCCTGTATGTGGAAGTAGACAAGGATTTTCAGGTAGCCTCAGCGCCGCAAACCCGCCTCGAAAACCTAAGCATCAAGCACAACCTGCGCATCCAAGACATCGAGCCGCATTTCAACGCCGACACCGGCCTCTCCGAAAACGAACCCGTACGATTCCCCTGCCAGCCGCAGCTGCGCTGGCTGTACCGCTTCGCCGTCGAACGCCAAAAACAGCGCGATCGCTACGAAGAAAACCGCGCCCCGCAATACGACTACGGCATCGAATTCAATCCCGACGGCAGCGTGCGCATCAGCCGCCGCGAACGCGGCTCGCCCATCGACACGCTGGTATCCGAAATGATGATTCTGGCCAACAGCACCTGGGCACAAATGCTGGATGAGAACGGCCTGCCCGGCCTTTTCCGCGTGCAAACCGGCGGCAAAGTGCGCATGAGCACCCAATCCGAGCCGCACAGCGGCATGAACTTGGCGCACTACGGCTGGTTCACCTCCCCGCTGCGCCGCGCCGCCGACTGCATCAACCAGCGCCAGCTGCTCAGCTTAATCGAGCCCGATTTGCCGCCGCGTTTTGAAAAAAACAGCAGCGATCTGTTTGCCGCCCTGCGCGATTTCGATGCTGCCTACACCGTCTACGCCGATTTCCAACGCCAGATAGAAGCCTATTGGAGCCTGGTGTATATGCAGCAGGAAAACCTGCTCGAGCTGACCGCCGTATTGCTGAAAGAAGATTTGGTGCGCATCGAAGGCCTGCCGCTGGTGGGCCGCGTGCACGGCGTGCCGATCGACATCCCGCCCAAAACCCGCATGAAACTGGCCGTTACCCAATTGGATGCCGAGCAGCAGCTTTTGTCTTTGAAATATTTGAACGTATTGCCGCCGGAATCAGCTGCTTAAATGATAGGGTACTGGCTCAATACAACAACGGCTTATTTCCACTATTCTCTGCGGACAAAGCAGGCAAATAATCGATTTATCCACAAACAGCCAATTAGCCCAGCCATTATTCCACAATAATCCACAGTCGAACGGCAACCAAACAACAAGGTTTACTTATCCTATCTAAATGGTTTTAATGAATTTTCTGGATAATCCACTATTTCTATACTGCTCCAATATAAACAACAAAAATAAATTAGAAAATTAGATATAAAAACGACTTAGTTCAACTTACCCCGATACTAAATTTCAAACTTCGTAATCTAAAAACATTATGCAAAACCTTCTTCACAATAAAAGCGATATTGCCGTTATCGGTTTGGCCGTTATGGGACAAAACCTGATTCTGAATATGAACGATCACGATTTCCAAGTGAGTGCCTACAACCGCACGGCGGCTAAAACTGAGCAATTCCTTAATGGCCCGGCCAAAGGTACAAAAATTATCGGTGCCTACAGCTTGGAAGAACTAATCGGCCAATTGAAGCAGCCCCGCAAGGTGATGCTGATGGTGCAGGCCGGGCAGGCAGTAGACGAGTTGATTGCGCAGCTGGTGCCGCTCTTGGATAAGGGCGACATCATC includes the following:
- a CDS encoding DUF6968 family protein; this encodes MHRIIGYRELRTGNGEAVEITLYQPFFSDEYKAYVCQYKISKQDYLDEGRVIGEDMLQAIYLAMIKLGVILSHTDYWKKENLSWYGDKNLGFPLPDHLN
- a CDS encoding HlyC/CorC family transporter, with amino-acid sequence MDDHPAKPGFFERLFGRLAGDSPDSPEDILALLRQAREQKIFDEDTQQWLEKIIDFRGLEVRDAMISRAQMDVVKAGDSISRIIAYVVGTTHSRFPVIADDKDNVLGILHAKDLLKYTLNPEQFKLENVLRPAVFVPEGKPLNVLLKEFRDMHNHLAVVVDEYGSISGLVTLEDVIEQILGDIEDEFDEDDSADNIFAVSPDRWRINAVTEIEDVNEFFGTDYSDEEVNTIGGLVIKELGHLPVRGEKAVIGPLQFTVARADNRRLHTLMAVKAKPE
- the ybeY gene encoding rRNA maturation RNase YbeY, which translates into the protein MKTAKRYPFPALLRQRLQLYFADQARLPGCPGEAQFRRWAWQAVKSQYRRAEIGLLLLDEETARAYNRDYRQKDYATNVLSFALDEGEQAALAGLSGSLPVLRGDLVICPQVVVREAAEQGKILEAHFAHLTLHGVLHLMGHDHIEPDEAEAMEALEIRLMNQLGYPNPYAQDAD
- a CDS encoding valine--tRNA ligase, whose product is MLDKYNPAEIESKHYQNWETQGYFQPDMDLTKPSFSIQLPPPNVTGTLHMGHAFNQTIMDGLTRYYRMKGCNTAWIPGTDHAGIATQIVVERQLAAQNVSRHDLGREKFLEKVWEWKEVSGGTITQQMRRVGCSADWTREYFTMDDVRAETVTEVFVRLFEQGLIYRGKRLVNWDPVLGTAVSDLEVESVEEQGSMWHIRYPLADNPAEAVIVATTRPETLLGDVAIAVNPEDERYTHLIGKELILPLTGRSIPVIADEYVEKDFGTGCVKITPAHDFNDYEVGKRHDTRLVNVFDLEAKVLANAEVFNFKGEAQQGFALPEKYAGLDRFAARKQMVADLQEQGLLVEIKAHTLMTPKGDRTGSVIEPMLTSQWFVAMSATPNGGEPDSEFKGLSLADKAKKAVDSGAVRFIPENWVNTYNQWMNNIQDWCISRQLWWGHQIPAWYDEAGNVYVARNQAEAEKQAGKTGLTREEDVLDTWFSSALVPFSTLGWPSETDELKAFLPSNVLVTGYEIIFFWVARMIMMTTHFTGKVPFKDVYIHGIVRDHEGKKMSKSEGNVIDPVDLIDGIDLDKLLVKRTTGLRKPETAPKVEEATKKLFPEGIPSMGADALRFTMASYASLGRSVNFDFKRAEGYRNFCNKIWNATNFVLMNTENQDCGYGATATEPRGYSFPDMWIIGRLNQTIEQVTQAYETYRFDLAAETLYSFVWNDYCDWYLELAKVQLQTGCASRQRATRHTLLRVLEAALRLLHPIIPFITEELWQTVAPMCDAKTADSIMLARFPEADREQIVQTTFEQMTVLQDLIGAVRNLRGEMGIQPNVKAPLFVESADDLADYLKYLPMMTRLTEAQQVAALPESEDAPVAVCNGARLMLKVEIDKAAETARLSKEAEKLQKALDKLNAKLSKPGYTEKAPAHLVEKDKADLAELEAKMAKVQAALEKLKG
- the fabA gene encoding 3-hydroxyacyl-[acyl-carrier-protein] dehydratase FabA, producing MSNFVPQNSYSKEELLACGRGELFGAGNAQLPMPDMLMIDRIVEINSTGGKYGKGEIIAELDIHPDLWFFGCHFIGDPVMPGCLGLDAMWQLVGFFLGWTGAPGRGRALGCAEVKFTGQVLPKHKKITYHIHMKRVMNSKLVLGIADAEMSVDGHKIYEGNGLRVGLFTSTDDF
- the fabB gene encoding beta-ketoacyl-ACP synthase I: MKRVVVTGIGIVSSLGNNCREVLESLRQLKSGIAFDESYREMGLRSHVAGNIKIDTKEHIDRKILRFMGNAAAYAYIAMKEAIAHAGLTEEQVSNVRTGIVAGSGGASSASQVEAADTLRESGVKRIGPYGVTKTMASTVAACLATPFKIKGVNYSISSACSTSAHCIGHAAELIQLGKQDIVFAGGGEEVSWQMSSLFDAMGALSSKYNDTPEQASRAYDADRDGFVISGGGSILVMEEYEHAKARGANILCELTGYGATSDGHDMVQPSGEGAVRCMQMALAQHGGSVDYINAHGTSTPVGDTKELGAIRETFEGKEVPLISSTKSLSGHALGAAGSNEAIYSILMMLNDFVCASANVLNLDEKAAGLPIVRENIAKKLNAVMSNSFGFGGTNATLIFSRV
- the hpaR gene encoding homoprotocatechuate degradation operon regulator HpaR translates to MIKHSKHSSLNIALIQAREALMTHFRPLLNEIGLTDQQWRILRLLAENGTMDFQDLARSACILRPSLTGILTRLEKMKLVVRLRPANDHRRVYLKLTEEGERTFNDFVGKIDACYDDIESQLSKEKLEQLHELLNQMAAIHVATMARM